A region of Massilia sp. KIM DNA encodes the following proteins:
- a CDS encoding ABC transporter ATP-binding protein, which translates to MSAAAPPALCLAGLHKAFGRPAVDGLDLEVRRGELYALLGPNGAGKTTTLRMVTGLLAPDAGSIEVLGIDLAAAPAAAKMKMAYLPDEPMLYGKLRPGEYLEFVAGLWGVAPEAAEPRARELLDWLDLARHAHELTEGFSRGMKQKLALAGALIHAPELLILDEPLTGLDAAAARQVKDLLVSHVAGGGTVILTTHILEVAERLAQRIGIIRQGRLIAEGTLDELRARTGGGSLEDVFLELTAQP; encoded by the coding sequence ATGAGCGCCGCGGCGCCTCCAGCCCTGTGCCTGGCCGGCCTGCACAAGGCCTTCGGCAGGCCGGCGGTCGATGGCCTCGATTTGGAAGTGCGTCGCGGCGAACTGTACGCGCTGCTCGGTCCGAATGGCGCCGGCAAGACCACGACCCTGCGCATGGTGACCGGCCTGCTGGCGCCGGACGCCGGCAGCATCGAGGTGCTCGGCATCGACCTTGCCGCCGCTCCGGCAGCCGCGAAAATGAAGATGGCTTACCTGCCGGACGAGCCGATGTTGTACGGGAAGCTCAGGCCCGGCGAATACCTGGAGTTCGTGGCCGGCCTGTGGGGCGTGGCGCCCGAAGCGGCCGAGCCGCGCGCGCGCGAACTGCTGGACTGGCTCGACCTGGCCAGGCACGCCCATGAGCTTACCGAGGGCTTTTCGCGCGGGATGAAGCAGAAGCTTGCCCTGGCCGGGGCCCTGATCCACGCGCCCGAGCTGCTGATCCTGGACGAGCCGCTCACCGGCCTGGACGCAGCGGCGGCGCGCCAGGTGAAGGATCTGCTGGTGTCGCACGTTGCCGGCGGCGGCACCGTGATCCTCACTACCCACATCCTCGAGGTGGCGGAGCGGCTGGCCCAGCGCATCGGCATCATCCGCCAGGGGCGCTTGATCGCGGAGGGCACGCTCGACGAGCTGCGCGCGCGCACCGGCGGCGGCAGCCTGGAAGACGTGTTCCTCGAACTGACCGCGCAGCCATGA